The genomic window CCATGACCAGCGCGCCGATGAGCCGGGTGCTGACGCCCCAACTGGTCTGATAGACGTACTCCAGCTCGTTGTTCTTGTTCAGGAACTGGATGCCGAAAGCCTTGGCGAACTGTTGGCCGAAGTAGTGGGAGGTGCCGGCCTGCAGGGCACGCTTGTCGCCCATCATGGCCTCGATGGAGTAGCTGGCCAGGGCGCCGGCGAACTTCTCCGTCAAGCTCTTCTGGCCGGCGATGACCGGCATCGCCATCTCGGTCTCGGCAAATTCCTTATATACATTCAGCATGCGCAGGGTCTCTTCCATGGCCTCCTCGGCCGTGGCATGGGCGGTGTGCCCCTCCTGCCAGAGGAACTCCGTGGTGCGCAGGAACAGCCGCGTGCGCATCTCCCAGCGCACGACATTAGCCCACTGGTTGATGAGGATGGGCAGGTCCCGCCAGGAGCGTATCCACTTGGCGTACATGGCGTTGATAATGGTCTCGGAGGTCGGGCGCACCACCAGCGGCTCCTCCAACTCTTTGCCGCCGCCGTGCGTGACCACGGCCAGCTCCGGGGAAAACCCCTCCACGTGCTCGGCTTCTTTGCGCAGGTAGCTTTCCGGGATCAAGAGGGGGAAATAGGCGTTGACATGGCCGGTGGCCTTGAAGCGGCGGTCCAGCGCCTGCTGGATGTTTTCCCACAGGGCATAGCCGTATGGCCGGATGACCATACATCCCTTGACCGGCGCGTAATCGGCCAGCTCGGCCTGCAGGATGACGTCGGTGTACCAGCGCGAATAGTCTTCACTGCGGGGGGTGATTTTCTCTGCCATGTTCCTCTCCTCACGTTGTCACCGTATGCCTCAGGCGGATTGGATGCGATGGGAGAACGGGCGCGCCGGCGGGAGGGGGTTACTGGGCCGGCTCCACATCCAGGACCACGTACCCATAGGCGTTGATGACTTCGGTGTCCTTGTATCGCGTCTGACGTTTCTGGCTCGGCATGTACATATGGGTGTGCCCATGGATCAAATAGCGCGGCTTGAAGCGCTCCATGAACCAAATATACTGCCGGAAGCCCTGGTGACAGCGGTCGGCGGCGTCATGAATGCCGGCCGGCGGCGCATGCGTCACCAGAATGTCCAAATAGCGCCCCCGGGCGATGCGGTTCCAGATGAGCCTCGGCACCATCCGCACGATCTTCCAGAACATTTCCCCTTCGGTGTACTGGTACTCGCCGTCGGGGCGGTAGCGGATGGAGCCCTCCAGGCCGGCGATCAGCAAGCCCCCGGCGTCCACCACGTGGCCGTCCAGGTTGATACAGCCGGGGATATCCTTGAGCCGCTCCCCGTTCTCGCCGATGGCCGGCTCATGATTGCCAAAGACATAATACAGCGGCTTGTTGAGCGTGCTGACCAGGTACTCCAGGTAGTAGGAGGGAAGGTCGCCGCAGGAGAGCACCAGGTCCACATCGGCGAAACTGCTGGCCGCGCTGGGATTGTACAAGCGCTCTTCAATTTTGTCGCTGATCGCCAGGATCTTCATTGAACAGGCCGGCCCACTGCCCTCCGGCCCTGAGGGCTCATCCGGGATACTGCCGGCGCGAGCCGCTGTGTGCCGGAATTGTACGTTGTAGTATACCACGAAAGGGGAGTGCTGTCAACGCGAACGACAGGCGGCTGACCCTATTTCCGCCGGCAACATGCCCCTGCAAAAGTTGACAGGCCGGCCCTTTGGTGATAATTTTGTAATTTAGTGCATGTCGTTGGAGGATATGCTATGCTGTCCTACCTCAAGCGGATATTGATCGGCATGCCGCTCACAACACAGCGCATGTCGCATGAGCGCCTGGGCAAGGTCCAGGCATTAGCTGTCTTATCGTCCGATGCGCTTTCCTCCGTGGCCTACGCGACGGAGGAAATCCTGATGGTGCTGATCCTGGCCGGCGGCGCCGCGCTGAACCTGTCCTGGCCCATTGCCCTGGCCATCGCCGCCCTGCTGGTCATCGTGGGCATGTCCTATTACCAGACGGTGCATGCCTATCCCAAAGGCGCCGGCTCCTATATCGTGTCGCGCGAGAACCTCGGCACACTGCCCAGCCTGGTCGCCGGCGCGGCCCTGCTCACCGATTATATCCTGACGGTGGCGGTGAGCATCTCCGCCGGCATCGCCGCCATCACCTCCGCTTTCCCGCCGCTGTATCCCTGGCGAGTGGAGCTGGCGGTGGGCGCCATCGCCTTCATCACCATCATGAACCTGCGGGGTGTGCGCGAGTCGGCGCGCGTCTTTGCCGTACCCACGTACTTTTTTATTGCCTGTATGCTGACCCTGATCGGCGTCGGTCTGGCGCGCGTGCTGACCGGTTCCATCCAGCCGGCGGAGGCCGCCGCGGCCGCCTACGCACAGGGCGTTCAGCCATTGACCCTCTTCCTGCTGTTGCGCGCCTTCACCTCCGGCTGTACCGCCCTGACCGGTGTGGAGGCCATCAGCGACGGGGTGCCCATCTTTAAGCCGCCCGAGGGAGAGAACGCCGGCAAAACCCTGCTCTGGATGATCGCCATCCTGGTGACCATGTTCCTGGGCATCACCTTCCTGGCCCATCAGTTGGGGATTGTCCCGCGCGAGGGGGAGACGGTCGTATCGCAGATCGCCCGCACGGTCTTTGACCACAGCATCATCTACTATCTGATCCAGGCGGCGACCATGCTGATCCTGGTATTGGCCGCCAACACCAGCTATGCGGACTTCCCGCGCCTTTCGATGTGGATGGCGCGCGACCGCTTCCTGCCTCGTCAGCTTGCCAACGTGGGTGACCGCCTGGTCTATGCCAACGGCATCATCCTGCTGGGCCTGCTCTCCTCCCTGTTGGTGATCCTCTTCCGCGCCAGCACGCACGCCCTCATCCCGCTGTACGCGGTAGGAGTGTTCACATCATTCACGCTGAACCAGAGCGGCATGGTGCGCTATTGGCTCCGCCGGCGTACCCCCGGCTGGCAGACCGCGATCATTTTCAACGCGCTGGGAGCCGTCGCTACCGGCATCGTGGCCGTCATGATGGCAGTGACGAAGTTCATCCACGGCGCCTGGATCGTGCTGACCCTCATCCCCTTGCTGATCATGATGTTCCGCAGTATCCACCATCATTACGAGGAGGTGGCGGAACAGCTCTCCCTCTCCCTGCGCTGGCCCATGCCTGTCAAGAAGCATACCATTGTGGTGCCGGTGGCCGGCCTGCATCGCGGCGTGGTCAAAGCGATCTATTATGCCCAGGCGCTGGGCGACGACGTGCACGTGGTGACGGTGGATGTCAACCCGGAGGAAACCGCCAAGCTCCAGGAGCGCTGGAAGCACTACCTGCCGGACATCCCCCTGGAGGTCCTGCCGTCCCCCTACCGCTCGGTGGTGGAACCGCTGATGGACTATATCAACCAGTTCATTGATGAAGAA from Anaerolineae bacterium includes these protein-coding regions:
- a CDS encoding APC family permease → MLSYLKRILIGMPLTTQRMSHERLGKVQALAVLSSDALSSVAYATEEILMVLILAGGAALNLSWPIALAIAALLVIVGMSYYQTVHAYPKGAGSYIVSRENLGTLPSLVAGAALLTDYILTVAVSISAGIAAITSAFPPLYPWRVELAVGAIAFITIMNLRGVRESARVFAVPTYFFIACMLTLIGVGLARVLTGSIQPAEAAAAAYAQGVQPLTLFLLLRAFTSGCTALTGVEAISDGVPIFKPPEGENAGKTLLWMIAILVTMFLGITFLAHQLGIVPREGETVVSQIARTVFDHSIIYYLIQAATMLILVLAANTSYADFPRLSMWMARDRFLPRQLANVGDRLVYANGIILLGLLSSLLVILFRASTHALIPLYAVGVFTSFTLNQSGMVRYWLRRRTPGWQTAIIFNALGAVATGIVAVMMAVTKFIHGAWIVLTLIPLLIMMFRSIHHHYEEVAEQLSLSLRWPMPVKKHTIVVPVAGLHRGVVKAIYYAQALGDDVHVVTVDVNPEETAKLQERWKHYLPDIPLEVLPSPYRSVVEPLMDYINQFIDEEGHYVTIVMPEFVPARWWHFFLHNQTALVLKWALNYARRDISHGRFRIITDVPFYLRH
- a CDS encoding proline--tRNA ligase encodes the protein MAEKITPRSEDYSRWYTDVILQAELADYAPVKGCMVIRPYGYALWENIQQALDRRFKATGHVNAYFPLLIPESYLRKEAEHVEGFSPELAVVTHGGGKELEEPLVVRPTSETIINAMYAKWIRSWRDLPILINQWANVVRWEMRTRLFLRTTEFLWQEGHTAHATAEEAMEETLRMLNVYKEFAETEMAMPVIAGQKSLTEKFAGALASYSIEAMMGDKRALQAGTSHYFGQQFAKAFGIQFLNKNNELEYVYQTSWGVSTRLIGALVMVHGDDQGLILPPRLAPIQVVIVPIWRDEEQKRVVLEAAGQVQARLSATTRVKLDDRDEYSPGWKFNDWEMKGVPLRIEIGPKDVENSQVVLARRDTPGREGKQTCPMDALESRVAELLATIQADLYARALRFREENTYYPKNYAELAEAVENGFAFAPWCGSAECEAKVKEDTKATTRCIPFEQPAEVGPCVVCGQPAEKQVLFARAY
- a CDS encoding metallophosphoesterase: MKILAISDKIEERLYNPSAASSFADVDLVLSCGDLPSYYLEYLVSTLNKPLYYVFGNHEPAIGENGERLKDIPGCINLDGHVVDAGGLLIAGLEGSIRYRPDGEYQYTEGEMFWKIVRMVPRLIWNRIARGRYLDILVTHAPPAGIHDAADRCHQGFRQYIWFMERFKPRYLIHGHTHMYMPSQKRQTRYKDTEVINAYGYVVLDVEPAQ